The following are encoded together in the Veillonellaceae bacterium genome:
- a CDS encoding glycogen/starch/alpha-glucan phosphorylase — protein sequence MDKRSDVTKRKEDAKEKFKAIFIHKLQTMHGKSLGEASLHDKHTALGGLIRDYISQNWIQTNRQYSESGVRQIYYFSMEFLLGKLMGMNLINTGIKEVCQQALAELGIDLEDLEKEEPDAGLGNGGLGRLAACFLDSLAALGLPGHGCGIRYQYGLFEQKIVNKHQVELPDNWLKDGYIWEFRKTDKAVTVRFGGNVVWEEYNGSYRFRLENYEEVLAVPYDIPIIGYRNNTVNTLRLWNAEPAQQEFDLSSFNKGDYLKAVEYKQSVERISTILYPEDTFYEGRLLRLKQQYFFVSAGLQSIIRRFKKKQHSIHELADKVGVHINDTHPAVAIPELMRILMDDEGLGWDEAWQITTKTISYTNHTIMPEALEKWPVDMFKTLLPRIFMIIEEINERFCRSLWEKYPGQWDKIAAMAIIADGQVHMAKLAVVGSYSVNGVAAIHTNILKNHIMKDYNDIYPGKFNNKTNGIAHRRWLLKANPGLADLITEAIGPEWITDADRFSDLLKFRDDKAFLERLHQVKQQNKQKLIKLIADKYQIALDPNSIFDVQIKRIHAYKRQILNALQIIDAYNQLKANPGLDIVPRTFIFAGKAATSYSAAKQTIKLINNLAAIINNDADINDKLKVVFLENYSVSLGEMIFPAADVSEQISTASKEASGTGNMKFMLNGAITVGTLDGANVEIRDAVGDDNIFIFGLTADQVINYYRNGGYSAWDEYNSNPRLKKVLDQLGAGQFSDEKAELQMLYESLLYHNDEFFVLKDFDSYVDTQAKIDECYRNRLAWLRMSAANIAGAGVFSSDRTIAQYAAEIWKIQPVNISR from the coding sequence ATGGATAAACGCAGCGATGTTACTAAGCGAAAGGAAGACGCCAAGGAAAAATTTAAGGCGATCTTTATCCATAAATTGCAGACAATGCATGGGAAAAGCTTAGGTGAGGCCAGCCTTCATGATAAGCATACCGCATTGGGCGGCTTGATTAGGGATTACATCAGCCAGAACTGGATTCAAACAAACCGCCAGTACAGCGAAAGCGGTGTTCGGCAGATTTATTATTTCTCGATGGAATTCTTGCTGGGCAAGCTGATGGGTATGAACCTTATCAATACCGGAATCAAGGAAGTCTGCCAGCAAGCGCTTGCTGAGCTTGGGATTGACCTTGAAGACTTGGAGAAAGAGGAGCCTGATGCCGGTCTTGGCAACGGCGGCCTCGGACGCTTGGCAGCCTGTTTCCTCGATTCACTGGCGGCGCTGGGACTGCCTGGACATGGCTGCGGCATTCGTTATCAATACGGCCTGTTTGAACAAAAAATCGTCAATAAGCATCAGGTCGAGCTGCCTGATAATTGGCTGAAGGACGGCTATATCTGGGAGTTTCGCAAGACCGATAAGGCTGTTACTGTTAGGTTCGGCGGTAATGTCGTATGGGAGGAATACAACGGTTCATATAGATTCCGGCTGGAAAACTATGAGGAAGTATTAGCCGTTCCCTATGATATTCCAATCATCGGTTATCGCAACAATACCGTAAATACACTTAGACTGTGGAACGCAGAACCGGCGCAGCAGGAATTTGATTTGTCGTCCTTTAACAAAGGCGATTATCTCAAGGCTGTTGAGTATAAGCAATCGGTTGAGCGGATATCGACCATTCTTTATCCTGAAGATACCTTTTACGAAGGCCGCCTGCTCAGATTAAAACAGCAGTACTTCTTTGTTTCGGCAGGCCTCCAGAGCATAATCAGGCGGTTTAAGAAAAAACAGCACTCTATCCATGAGCTCGCCGATAAAGTCGGGGTTCACATTAACGACACCCATCCGGCTGTGGCAATCCCGGAACTCATGCGCATTCTGATGGATGATGAGGGGCTGGGCTGGGATGAGGCCTGGCAAATTACCACCAAAACTATCTCGTACACCAACCATACAATAATGCCGGAAGCATTGGAAAAGTGGCCGGTGGATATGTTTAAAACACTGCTGCCCCGGATTTTTATGATTATCGAGGAGATTAATGAACGTTTTTGCCGCAGCTTATGGGAAAAGTATCCCGGTCAGTGGGATAAGATTGCGGCCATGGCCATTATTGCCGATGGGCAGGTTCATATGGCTAAGCTGGCAGTTGTCGGCAGCTACAGCGTCAATGGGGTTGCCGCCATCCATACCAATATTCTCAAAAACCATATAATGAAAGACTATAATGATATTTACCCTGGAAAGTTCAACAATAAAACCAACGGCATTGCTCACCGCCGCTGGCTGCTCAAGGCTAACCCGGGGCTGGCAGATCTGATAACCGAGGCCATCGGACCCGAGTGGATAACCGACGCCGACCGGTTTAGCGACTTGCTGAAATTTCGGGATGATAAGGCTTTTCTCGAACGGCTGCATCAGGTCAAACAGCAGAACAAGCAAAAATTAATAAAGTTGATAGCCGATAAATATCAGATCGCCCTTGACCCTAATTCCATCTTTGATGTTCAGATAAAACGCATTCACGCCTATAAGCGTCAGATTCTCAACGCTTTGCAGATTATCGATGCCTATAACCAGCTCAAAGCCAATCCCGGCTTGGATATTGTACCCCGTACCTTTATTTTCGCCGGCAAAGCAGCCACAAGCTACAGCGCTGCCAAGCAAACCATTAAACTGATTAATAATCTGGCGGCCATAATCAATAATGATGCTGACATTAACGATAAGCTTAAGGTGGTTTTTCTCGAAAACTACAGTGTATCGCTGGGCGAGATGATTTTCCCGGCTGCTGATGTCAGCGAACAAATATCTACGGCCAGCAAAGAGGCTTCTGGCACCGGCAATATGAAATTCATGCTTAACGGAGCCATAACGGTGGGAACTTTAGACGGAGCCAATGTCGAGATCCGCGATGCCGTCGGTGACGATAATATCTTTATCTTTGGCCTGACAGCCGATCAGGTGATAAATTACTACCGCAACGGCGGCTACAGCGCCTGGGATGAATACAATTCAAACCCGCGCCTTAAAAAGGTTCTAGACCAGCTTGGCGCCGGTCAATTTTCCGATGAAAAGGCCGAGCTGCAAATGCTTTATGAATCATTGCTTTACCATAATGATGAGTTTTTTGTTTTGAAAGATTTTGACTCATATGTCGATACCCAAGCCAAAATTGACGAGTGTTACCGGAATCGGCTGGCTTGGCTTAGAATGAGCGCTGCCAATATTGCCGGCGCCGGCGTTTTTTCCAGCGACCGGACAATTGCTCAATACGCCGCCGAAATTTGGAAGATACAGCCGGTCAATATCAGTCGCTGA